One Panicum virgatum strain AP13 chromosome 9K, P.virgatum_v5, whole genome shotgun sequence genomic region harbors:
- the LOC120650063 gene encoding LRR receptor kinase SERK2-like, translating into MELLSIILIVASLVPFSASDRQGDALYDMKLKLNATGSQLADWNQNQVNPCTWNSVICDNNNNVVQVTLASMGFTGVLSPRIGELEYLNVLSLPGNNITGGIPEQFGNLSRLTSLDLEDNLLVGPIPASLGQLSKLQLLILSQNNLNGSIPETLASISSLTDIRLAYNKLTGQIPPQLFQVARYNFSGNNLTCGANFLHPCASSVSYQGSSKGSKIGIVIGTVGGVMGLLILGAICIICNGRRKGHLREVFVDVSGEDDRRIAFGQLKRFAWRELQLATDNFSEKNVLGQGGFGKVYKGALPDGTKIAVKRLTDYESPGGEAAFLREVELISVAVHRNLLRLIGFCTTQTERLLVYPFMQNLSVAYRLREFKPGEPILDWSARKRVAIGTARGLEYLHEHCNPKIIHRDVKAANVLLDEGFEPVVGDFGLAKLVDVQKTSVTTQVRGTMGHIAPEYLSTGKSSERTDVFGYGIMLLELVTGQRAIDFSRLEEEDDVLLLDHVKKLQREGRLDAIVDRNLNSNYNAQEVEMMIQIALLCTQASPEDRPSMSEVVRMLEGEGLAERWEEWQQVEVTRREDYERMQQRFDWGEDSIYNQDAIELSAGR; encoded by the exons ATGGAGCTGCTCAGCATCATTCTAATTGTCGCATCACTCGTCCCATTCTCAGCATCTGATCGTCAAG GTGATGCCTTGTATGATATGAAGCTGAAACTAAATGCTACTGGCAGTCAGCTTGCCGACTGGAACCAAAATCAAGTTAACCCCTGCACCTGGAATTCTGTTATTTGTGACAATAATAACAATGTTGTGCAAGT AACATTGGCTTCTATGGGATTTACTGGAGTTCTGTCACCAAGAATTGGAGAGCTGGAGTATTTGAATGTTCT GTCCTTGCCTGGTAACAACATCACTGGTGGCATACCAGAGCAGTTTGGTAACCTCTCTCGCTTGACAAGCTTAGATTTGGAAGACAACCTGTTGGTTGGGCCAATACCAGCCTCTCTTGGCCAGCTTTCAAAGCTTCAGCTTCT GATACTGAGTCAAAACAACCTCAATGGATCTATTCCTGAAACGCTAGCAAGTATCTCAAGCTTGACAGACAT CCGGCTAGCTTACAATAAACTCACTGGTCAAATACCTCCTCAGTTGTTTCAAGTTGCACGTTACAA TTTTTCTGGTAATAACTTGACCTGTGGAGCAAACTTCCTCCATCCATGTGCCTCAAGTGTGTCTTACCAAG GTTCATCAAAGGGTTCGAAAATAGGCATTGTTATTGGAACAGTCGGAGGTGTGATGGGGCTTCTCATCCTAGGTGCTATATGCATTATTTGTAATGGAAGGAGAAAAGGTCATCTACGTGAAGTATTTGTGGATGTATCAG GTGAGGATGATCGTAGAATTGCATTTGGCCAGTTGAAACGATTTGCATGGCGAGAATTGCAACTTGCAACTGATAATTTCAGTGAGAAAAATGTTCTTGGACAAGGGGGTTTTGGTAAGGTGTATAAAGGAGCACTTCCAGATGGTACTAAGATTGCTGTCAAACGGTTAACTGATTATGAAAGTCCTGGTGGAGAGGCTGCCTTCTTGCGTGAGGTTGAGCTGATTAGTGTTGCAGTTCACCGGAATCTTTTAAGATTGATTGGTTTCTGTACCACGCAAACAGAGCGCCTACTTGTTTATCCTTTCATGCAGaatcttagtgtagcctaccgTCTACGAG AATTTAAACCTGGGGAACCAATATTAGATTGGTCTGCAAGGAAGCGAGTGGCTATAGGCACAGCTCGTGGACTGGAGTATCTGCACGAGCACTGTAATCCTAAGATAATACATCGTGACGTCAAGGCTGCCAACGTCTTGCTTGATGAAGGCTTTGAACCGGTTGTCGGTGATTTTGGCTTGGCCAAGCTGGTGGATGTACAAAAGACATCCGTGACTACTCAAGTCCGAGGAACTATGGGTCATATTGCCCCTGAATATCTATCCACTGGAAAGTCATCCGAGAGAACTGATGTTTTCGGTTATGGCATAATGCTTCTTGAGCTAGTCACGGGACAGCGTGCCATCGACTTTTCACgcttggaggaagaagacgacgtGCTATTACTTGACCAT GTCAAGAAGCTGCAAAGGGAAGGTCGTCTCGACGCCATCGTCGACCGCAACTTGAACAGCAACTACAACGCGCAGGAGGTGGAGATGATGATCCAGATCGCGCTGCTATGCACGCAGGCCTCGCCCGAGGACCGCCCGTCCATGTCCGAGGTGGTCCGGATGCTGGAGGGCGAGGGCCTCGCCGAGCGGTGGGAGGAGTGGCAGCAGGTGGAGGTGACGCGGAGGGAGGACTACGAGCGGATGCAGCAGCGGTTCGACTGGGGCGAGGACTCCATCTACAACCAGGACGCCATCGAGCTCTCCGCCGGCagatag